From Nitrososphaerales archaeon:
GAGGTTATCTATAGAAGGAGCAGATTTGATAGGTAGGCACACGAGGATAGGTGATTATAGTAGGATAATCGATTCGAATATCGATAACTTCTGTATAATCGGTGAACATGTAAATATAGAGAGTTCAGCGATCATGGATGCGGTTAAGATTGGAGATTATGCAAATATATCGAATAGCATCGTAGGTAGAAAGGTCGTGATAGAATCGAACCGTCAAAATCCCACCCACATTGAAGGTGTATCGGTCATCGGTAATGCCGTCCGCATCGGAGAAGGTTGCAGACTTATAAGTACCAAAGTGAACCCGGGTTTAATAATCCCTCCCCGTATGACATACATCAATAAATTTATTCAGAGTTATGAAGATATCGTAAAGTTGGCAGAATGAGATCGATTATAGAGATTTAAGATAAGAACCATTAAACTGGTTTTTTATCTAAGATCTCAAAAATCACACATAAAATAAAAAACTTTGTGCGATCTTTCGCTATATAATAGATGTTTTTTGGAGGATAATGATAGAAGTTTATAAGGGTGATGATAAAAGACTAGCCATAAACAGTGGATGGCATGTCTATCAATAGCACTCAACGTACAATGGTCTACATATTCGCCTCAACATTCATCGTCACACTAGGATTTGGGGCTTACGTATATCTGATTCCAGTCTTTGCGATGACACTTCATGCATCATACGTAGATCTTGGATTGATCGGTACAGCTGCTGCCATACCTTATGCTATCGTACCGATATTTAGTGGCCATCTATCGGATCGATTCAATCGCATCCATGTCTTCTTACTTGGGATCGTATACAATGCGTTAGCTACAGTGATTCTAATCATCGCGAGTGATGCTAAGCAGCTTATTATACTGCGATTGATCGGTGGTATAGGCCTCGCTCTTTTCTGGCCCATCGCGGAAGCACTCATTTCTTCACTAACACCCTCTGAACATTTAGTTAAGGTCATGGGTAGGTTTAGTGCGACATGGGCGTTGGGCTACTTGATCGGTCCATTCCTTGGAGGTTATATATCACAAAACTTTGGCTATTATTCACTATTTCTATTAACATCGATCATCATAGCATCGGCGATCGTCCCACTCGCTAAAGTATTACCACACTATCGATCGAACTTTAACTTGGGGCGTAAGGGCTTTGATGTTTCAATAATTAAAAATGCACTTCCCGCATACTTATTGGTTTTACCCCATGCACTTATATTCAATGTTCTACTCTCGATATTTCCGGGGTATGCGAGTAGCCTTAAGATCACCGATCTGGAGATCGGTATTCTCTTTACTTTATTCGGTCTGGCTAGGATCGTCTTCTTCTTACTTTCGGGATCTCTAATCAAATATGGCTTCAAGCCTTTAATGATGACCGCTTCACTCATCCTCTTCCTATCCTCCATTATGTTAACGCTCTTTCAAACCACTTTGACCTTCATCTTACCATTGGTCATGATGGGTATCGCGATAGGGATCTTATCACCAGCTTTGATGAGTGTCGTTATTAGAATGGTTCCACGTGAGCAGGTCGGATTGGCCATAGGGGTTTATGAATCATTCTTTGGAATCGGTTTTATCATCGGCCCAATCTTGGCTGGTATTATAGCTGAAGTATGGTTACCCAATACACCTTACATCCTAATAGGAAGCTCAGCACTCTTCATGATCCCCTGCATCATTAAGCTACGGATCGATGATCGATCTCGGTTATCAATAAATACTGGTATATTGTGAATAAGGTGGAGATAAGAGCCAATGCATATAGTATGCATCAACTGTAGAGCACAATATAGCATAGATGAGAATATATACACATGTAGAAAGTGCGGGGATCTCCTCGAAATCGAATTGGATATTCAGGAGGTGAAGCGTAAACTCGATGAGAAATGGCGCTTTGCTCCATTATCGGTATGGAAGTACAGTGCATTTATACCAATAAGAGACCCTTCGAAGATCGTCACACTCGGTGAAGGTGGTACAAGGCTTCACTTCTGCCAAAGGTTGGCTAGGGAGTTGGGTATTAAGAACCTATATGTGAAGAATGAAGGGGATAATCCGACGGCATCCTTTAAGGATCGTGGTATAACCGTAGGGGTAACGAGAGCCTGTGAATTGAATGCTAAAAATGTCATCTGCGCCTCCACTGGCAACACATCAGCTTCATTGGCTGCTTACGCAGCCAAAGCCGGTTTAACATGTTACGTACTTGTACCATCGGGAAAGATCGCCTATGGTAAGTTGGTCCAAGCGATCATTCATGGAGCGAAGGTAATTCGTATAAGAGGAGACTTCGATCAGGCATTGAGAATGGTCTTAAAGGTCTCACATGAAGTGAAGGATGTATACTTGCTCAATTCGATAAATCCGTTCAGGATCGAAGGGCAGAAGACCCTATCCTACGAAATCTGTGAACAACTGAATAGGCCTCCAGATTGGATCGTAATACCCGTAGGTAATGCGGGCAATATTAGTGCCGTATGGAAAGGGCTTGTGGAGTTTAAAGAGTGTGGTATGATCGAAGGCCTACCGAAGTTAGCGGGTATTCAGGCCGAAGGGGCTGCGCCCATAGTGAAGGCTTTTGAGAAAGGTCTGGATAGGATCGAGCCTATACAAAACCCTGAGACGATCGCATCGGCGATCAGGATAGGTGCTCCAGCGAGTTGGAAGAAGGCTTTAAGGGCGATTCGTGAATCGAAGGGTATTGCAGTAACGGTTTCGGATAATGAAATTTTAAAGGCTCAGAGGGATCTGGCAAGTAGAGAGGGTCTATTTGTGGAGCCTGCGAGTGCATCTACAATCGCTGGACTCCGTAAGCTTTTAGAATTGAATATCGTAAAGAATGATGATCTGGTCGTATGTATCGCTACCGGCCATGGTTTGAAGGATCCCGATGCCGTTTTAAAATCGATGGACTATTATAGCATATCTGAGATAGAAGCCGATACAAAAAGCTTAATAGATCTATTGAAAGGCGGTTTATAAGATGAATCTCGATTTTTATCTGAGTTGTGTGAATTGCAACAAGGATTATGAGATAAACGTTAAGTACTGGAGGTGCCCATCATGCAATTCTCCTCTAGAGGTAGATTTAGAATACCCGAAGATCGATAGATTTTCATCGATCGTCGATAAGCATGAGCTTACCATCTGGAGGTATAGATTGATACCCTTCTCGGAGAATAAGATCAGTTTGGGTGAAGGTTTAACACCCATCATCAAGCATTATGAGGATGGCTTAGAGATCGATTTTAAGCTTGAATATATGATGCCTACGGGCTCCTTTAAAGATCGAGGCTCTGCAGTAAGTGTAGCAAGGGCAAAAAGTGTAAATGTTACAAGGATCGTGGAGGATTCATCGGGCAATGCTGGTGTATCTTACTCGGCTTACTCTGCGATGGCTAAACTCGAATCAAGGATTTACGTTCCTAAAGATGCACCTATAGCGAAGATCGTACTCATGAAGATGTGTGGTACGGAAGTTGTTGAATGTGAAAGTAGAGAAGAGGCATCAAAGAGGGCTGTATGGGAACTTAAAGAGAATGAATTGTACGTAGGCCATACGTGGGATCCATTCTTTATAGAGGGGATGAAGACAGAAGTTTATGAACTCTTCGAATTCCACAACCTCGATTATGATTCCATAATCGTACCCGTAGCTAGTGGTACACACATTTTAGGTATTTATAAGGGCTTCAAAGATCTGATGAATATGGGCTTCATCGATCACATTCCAAGGTTGTACGCTGTACAGGCTGGAGGTTGTACACCGATTTATGAGAGTTATTATAATACTCGATGGGCTGGTGAAGAGGGGTCGTTGGCAGATGGGTTGAGGGTAAAGAACCCTCCGAGGCTTA
This genomic window contains:
- a CDS encoding MFS transporter; amino-acid sequence: MSINSTQRTMVYIFASTFIVTLGFGAYVYLIPVFAMTLHASYVDLGLIGTAAAIPYAIVPIFSGHLSDRFNRIHVFLLGIVYNALATVILIIASDAKQLIILRLIGGIGLALFWPIAEALISSLTPSEHLVKVMGRFSATWALGYLIGPFLGGYISQNFGYYSLFLLTSIIIASAIVPLAKVLPHYRSNFNLGRKGFDVSIIKNALPAYLLVLPHALIFNVLLSIFPGYASSLKITDLEIGILFTLFGLARIVFFLLSGSLIKYGFKPLMMTASLILFLSSIMLTLFQTTLTFILPLVMMGIAIGILSPALMSVVIRMVPREQVGLAIGVYESFFGIGFIIGPILAGIIAEVWLPNTPYILIGSSALFMIPCIIKLRIDDRSRLSINTGIL
- a CDS encoding pyridoxal-phosphate dependent enzyme; this translates as MNLDFYLSCVNCNKDYEINVKYWRCPSCNSPLEVDLEYPKIDRFSSIVDKHELTIWRYRLIPFSENKISLGEGLTPIIKHYEDGLEIDFKLEYMMPTGSFKDRGSAVSVARAKSVNVTRIVEDSSGNAGVSYSAYSAMAKLESRIYVPKDAPIAKIVLMKMCGTEVVECESREEASKRAVWELKENELYVGHTWDPFFIEGMKTEVYELFEFHNLDYDSIIVPVASGTHILGIYKGFKDLMNMGFIDHIPRLYAVQAGGCTPIYESYYNTRWAGEEGSLADGLRVKNPPRLKAIIKVVKDTDGDVVVVGNNEIMKALKHLYRLGFIVEPTSATAYAAFDRLKYKIGRRVLIPLTGNGMKTIDRFTSMFT
- the thrC gene encoding threonine synthase, which gives rise to MHIVCINCRAQYSIDENIYTCRKCGDLLEIELDIQEVKRKLDEKWRFAPLSVWKYSAFIPIRDPSKIVTLGEGGTRLHFCQRLARELGIKNLYVKNEGDNPTASFKDRGITVGVTRACELNAKNVICASTGNTSASLAAYAAKAGLTCYVLVPSGKIAYGKLVQAIIHGAKVIRIRGDFDQALRMVLKVSHEVKDVYLLNSINPFRIEGQKTLSYEICEQLNRPPDWIVIPVGNAGNISAVWKGLVEFKECGMIEGLPKLAGIQAEGAAPIVKAFEKGLDRIEPIQNPETIASAIRIGAPASWKKALRAIRESKGIAVTVSDNEILKAQRDLASREGLFVEPASASTIAGLRKLLELNIVKNDDLVVCIATGHGLKDPDAVLKSMDYYSISEIEADTKSLIDLLKGGL